The nucleotide sequence CGCCCTCGAAGCCCTCGGCGACACCTATTACCGGCTCGAGCGCTACGCGCGGGCCGCCGAACGGTTCGAGGCGTTCACCCGGCTCGACGACCGGTCGCCGCGGGTCTTCTACAAGCTCGGACTCGCCAGTTTCCAGCGCGGGCTGTTCGACGAAGCGGCCGCGGCCCTCGACCGCGCGATTGCGCTCGCCGGCGACACCGCCGAAGCGCATTACCTGCTCGGTCTGGTCCGGCTCCAGCAGCAGCGCCCGAGCGAAGCGCTGACGTCGCTCGAGCGGGCGCGGGAAATCGCGCCGGCGATGCTGCCGGTGCGCGAAGCCCTGGCGGCGCTGTACCGCCGCGCGGGGCGGCGCGCGGACGAGTTGAGGCAGCTCGAGGCCCTCGCCGCGCTCGACGCCGCGCGCCCCGAGCGGCTCGCGGCCCTGGGGCTCGCCTATGCCCGCCTCGGACGCACCGATCAGGCAGTCCCCACACTGGCTGCGGCAACCGAACGGTTCCCGGACGAGCCGATCCTGCTCGTCGCGCTCGGCCGCGTCTGGCTCGAGCTCGGCCGGACGCGGAATGACGCCGCCGCTCTCGCGAAGGCGGTCGAGGCCCTGCGTCAGGCCGTCGACCGTCGGCCGTCGAGCGAGGGGCTGACGCTGCTCGGTGAAGCGCTCTCGCTGCAAAACGACCACGAGGCGGCCTGCGTGGTGCTCGATCGGGCAGTCACGCTCTACCCCATTGACGCCCGCGCGTTCGAGGTCCTGGCTGACGCTGCGGAGCGCCTCGGCCGGTGGGCCGAGGCACGCGAGGCCCTCATCCGCGATTTCGCCCTCACCGGCGACTCGGCCCCGCCGCGTGATGTCGCCACGCGCCTCGCGCGCATCGTGACCCTGTCGGAACGCCTCGGCGACGCCGAAGCGGCGGCCGAGTGGCGACGCCGGGCGGAGGGGCGGTGAGGGGGCGGGGGTATTGGGTATTGGCCAGTTCTCAATTGATCCAAGTCGCTTTTTCGACCGTGACGTGACGGATTCTCAATTGATCCAAGTCACTCGATGAATCGCCGCGTCGGTGGGTCGTAGTCGGTGATACAGAGCAGCGGCTGGCTGCTCGGGTCACGACGGCGTAACGCATGGAACCGAATGCAATGAGCATCGAGGTCGACCTCACAGCGCACCAGACGGTGGGTCCAGTGGGCATCGACGGCAAACGAGCGTCCCAGAAGGGACACCGTCACGGCATCGGTGGTTCGGCGCAGGTAGATGACGCGGCCCCGGCGCGCGGCTTGGAGGTCGAGGTGCCATCGGTCCGGAAGCGGGGCGACGCGCGGCGGTGTCGGCATGTGTGGCGGTGCGTGCCCGATGCGCCGCAATGTGCGCGTCGGAGTGCCCCTACAGGTCCGCGTAATCGAGGAACCGGAATCGCTGCCACACCTTGGCCTGCCAGCGACCATTGAAGTGCTCGATCAGCGCCTGGAAGCCCGTGCTCACTTCGGGATCAGAACCAAGAACCAACAACCAGAAACCAACAACCACCACCAACCACCAACCACCAACCGATCACCCCCCCGTCACCGACGGCGCCGCCCCGACAGCACGCGCG is from Acidobacteriota bacterium and encodes:
- a CDS encoding tetratricopeptide repeat protein encodes the protein MRRFLLATVVLAIVAGVYAWVVVSRERVYRDLVAQGDAALAAGQPGVAIEAFSGAIGVRPESMLAWLRRGETYQATGDLESAARDLRQAAQLDPAATRALEALGDTYYRLERYARAAERFEAFTRLDDRSPRVFYKLGLASFQRGLFDEAAAALDRAIALAGDTAEAHYLLGLVRLQQQRPSEALTSLERAREIAPAMLPVREALAALYRRAGRRADELRQLEALAALDAARPERLAALGLAYARLGRTDQAVPTLAAATERFPDEPILLVALGRVWLELGRTRNDAAALAKAVEALRQAVDRRPSSEGLTLLGEALSLQNDHEAACVVLDRAVTLYPIDARAFEVLADAAERLGRWAEAREALIRDFALTGDSAPPRDVATRLARIVTLSERLGDAEAAAEWRRRAEGR